The Prosthecobacter fusiformis sequence TCCTCACGTAGCTCAGGAAATAGGATTTTCCTCCCCCTCTGTAAATTTTCCCTTCTGGACATCCCCCGCCGGATCATCTCCAATACCCTTCGCATGATCCGGAATCCTTTATTCGCTGCCGCATTGGCCTGTCTCCTCGGCAGCCTGTCTGCACCTGCCCAAAACGTGGTGGCACCTGTGACCTCTGAGGAAAAGACGTCTTTTGAATTCAAAGATGGAGACCGCGTGGTCCTCATCGGCAATACGGTCATTGAGCGTGAGCAGCGGTATGCCACCTTTGAACCCCGCCTCGCCCTGGCTCTCGGCGAAACCAAGGTCACCGTGCGCAATCTCGCCTGGAGTGGCGATACCGTTTACGGCCATGCGCGGTCCTACTTTGGCCCGCCTGAGGAGGGTCTGGAGCGCATGACCCAGCATCTGCAACTACTGAAACCCAATGTCGTGCTTCTGTGTTACGGCTCTGAAATGGCCTTTGAAGGTCTCAAGGACCTGCCCCGCTTCCTCACTGGATACCGCAATCTCCTCTCCCTCATCCGTAAGCAATCTCCAGGCGTGCGCATTATCGTCGCCACGCCTCCCCCACTCGAAACGCTGCCCCCGCCGCTGCCGGATCAAACGGATGCCAACAAGCGTCTCTCCAGCTTTCGGGATGCTCTGCGCAAATTTGCCGCCGCTCAAAACACCTATTTTGTGGACTGGTTTGAACTCATGGGGGGCATCCCCAAACCTGGCCAGACCTCCAAGCCCCTCACCGAAAACGGTGTCCACTATACCCGTGAAG is a genomic window containing:
- a CDS encoding GDSL-type esterase/lipase family protein, translated to MIRNPLFAAALACLLGSLSAPAQNVVAPVTSEEKTSFEFKDGDRVVLIGNTVIEREQRYATFEPRLALALGETKVTVRNLAWSGDTVYGHARSYFGPPEEGLERMTQHLQLLKPNVVLLCYGSEMAFEGLKDLPRFLTGYRNLLSLIRKQSPGVRIIVATPPPLETLPPPLPDQTDANKRLSSFRDALRKFAAAQNTYFVDWFELMGGIPKPGQTSKPLTENGVHYTREGYEKLSTVLIEGLGYTFPQVTKTELDPLQREVLKKDELFFNRWRPQNETYLFGFRKHEQGQNAKEIPMFDPLIDQADAKIQELKAAILASKKAL